In Pseudomonas fakonensis, one DNA window encodes the following:
- the nirB gene encoding nitrite reductase large subunit NirB — MNATASGAPKGRLVIVGNGMVGHHCVEQLVARGALERFELHVFGEERQRAYDRVHLSEYFTGSCAETLALCDQAFYPDSGVHLHLGEAVLQIDRERAEVVTAEGRYGYDQLVLATGSYPFVPPIEGSAGDARLVYRTLDDLDAIRAAAGSARRGVVVGGGLLGLEAANALKSLGLEAHVVEFAPRLMPVQLDSEGGAALKAQIEALGVGVHLSRATQSISAGADYRYRMNFDGGEHLETDLVVFSAGIRPQDALGRACGLDIAARGGVVIDNHCTTSDPRIFAIGECASWNGSVFGLVAPGYAMARNLAALLMGEQAQAFTGADMSTKLKLLGVDVGSIGDAHGATPGARSYRYIDEANASYRRLVVDASGKHVLGAVLVGDNSYYDTLLQYAQNGIKLPADPATLILPQGGGAPALGADALPDSATICSCHNVSKGAVCAAIDSGCGDLASVKACTKAASGCGGCAALLKQVFEHELTARGVTVDKSLCEHFAYTRQELYALVRVEGIRTFAELLERHGQGHVGCDICKPAVGNILASCWNQPIMDPALVPLQDTNDTFMANMQKNGTYSVVPRIPGGEITPEKLIVIGQVAKKYDLYTKITGGQRIDLFGAQLHELPLIWGELIEAGFETGHAYGKSTRTVKSCVGSTWCRYGVQDSVAMALRLEDRYKGLRSPHKLKFAVSGCTRECAEAQSKDIGVIATDKGWNLYVCGNGGMRPRHAELFATDLDDETLVRLIDRVLMFYIRTADKLQRTSVWRENLEGGLDYLKQVVLDDSLGLAAELEAQMQHVVEQYECEWANALSDPEKLKRFRTFVNDKRADPDVHFVRERGQRRPAAALHLIPTHEEAV; from the coding sequence ATGAACGCAACAGCGAGCGGTGCACCCAAAGGGCGACTGGTCATCGTCGGCAACGGCATGGTCGGCCACCACTGTGTCGAACAACTGGTGGCCCGCGGCGCGCTCGAGCGCTTCGAGCTGCACGTGTTCGGCGAAGAGCGCCAGCGCGCCTATGACCGCGTGCACCTGTCCGAGTACTTCACCGGCAGCTGTGCCGAAACCCTGGCCCTGTGCGACCAGGCCTTCTATCCAGACAGCGGTGTGCACCTGCACCTGGGCGAGGCGGTGCTGCAAATCGACCGCGAACGCGCCGAGGTGGTCACCGCCGAGGGCCGCTACGGCTACGACCAACTGGTGCTGGCCACCGGCTCTTACCCCTTCGTGCCGCCGATCGAGGGCTCGGCAGGCGATGCCCGCCTGGTCTACCGCACCCTCGATGACCTCGACGCCATTCGTGCAGCCGCAGGTTCGGCCCGCCGTGGCGTGGTGGTAGGTGGTGGCCTGCTCGGGCTGGAGGCGGCCAACGCGCTCAAGTCCCTGGGCCTGGAAGCCCATGTGGTGGAGTTCGCCCCGCGGCTGATGCCGGTGCAACTGGACAGCGAAGGCGGCGCTGCGCTCAAGGCGCAGATCGAAGCGTTGGGCGTGGGTGTACACCTGTCCCGCGCCACCCAGTCGATCAGTGCAGGCGCCGACTACCGCTACCGCATGAACTTCGACGGCGGCGAACACCTGGAAACCGACCTGGTGGTGTTCTCTGCCGGCATTCGCCCGCAGGACGCCCTGGGCCGTGCCTGCGGCCTGGATATCGCCGCCCGTGGCGGGGTGGTGATCGATAACCACTGCACCACCAGCGACCCGCGCATCTTCGCCATCGGCGAGTGCGCCTCGTGGAACGGCAGCGTGTTCGGCCTGGTCGCCCCGGGCTATGCCATGGCCCGTAACCTGGCCGCCTTGCTGATGGGCGAGCAGGCCCAGGCCTTCACCGGCGCCGACATGTCGACCAAGCTCAAGCTGCTGGGCGTTGACGTAGGCTCCATCGGCGACGCTCACGGCGCCACCCCCGGTGCGCGCAGCTACCGCTACATCGACGAGGCCAACGCCTCGTACCGCCGCCTGGTGGTGGATGCCAGCGGCAAGCACGTGCTCGGCGCGGTGCTGGTGGGCGACAACAGCTACTACGACACCCTGCTGCAGTACGCCCAGAACGGCATCAAGCTGCCCGCCGACCCGGCCACGCTGATTCTGCCGCAGGGCGGTGGCGCGCCGGCCCTGGGCGCCGATGCACTGCCCGACAGCGCGACCATCTGCTCGTGCCACAACGTCAGCAAGGGCGCGGTGTGCGCGGCCATCGACAGCGGCTGCGGCGACCTCGCCTCGGTCAAGGCCTGCACCAAGGCCGCCAGTGGCTGCGGCGGTTGCGCGGCGCTGCTCAAGCAGGTGTTCGAGCATGAGCTCACCGCCCGTGGCGTGACCGTGGACAAGAGCCTGTGCGAGCACTTTGCCTACACCCGCCAGGAACTTTACGCCCTGGTGCGGGTGGAAGGCATCCGCACCTTCGCCGAGCTGCTCGAGCGCCATGGCCAGGGGCATGTCGGTTGCGATATCTGCAAGCCGGCGGTGGGTAACATCCTCGCCTCGTGCTGGAACCAGCCGATCATGGACCCGGCGCTGGTGCCGCTGCAGGACACCAACGACACATTCATGGCCAACATGCAGAAAAACGGCACCTACTCGGTGGTGCCGCGCATCCCGGGCGGCGAGATCACCCCGGAAAAACTCATCGTCATCGGCCAGGTGGCGAAAAAGTACGACCTCTACACCAAGATCACCGGCGGCCAGCGCATCGACCTGTTCGGCGCCCAGTTGCACGAGCTGCCGTTGATCTGGGGCGAGCTGATCGAGGCCGGCTTCGAAACCGGCCACGCCTACGGCAAGTCGACCCGTACGGTGAAGTCCTGCGTGGGCAGCACCTGGTGCCGCTATGGCGTGCAGGACAGCGTGGCCATGGCCTTGCGCCTGGAAGACCGCTACAAGGGCCTGCGCAGCCCGCACAAGCTCAAGTTCGCGGTATCGGGTTGCACCCGCGAGTGCGCCGAGGCGCAAAGCAAGGATATCGGCGTGATCGCCACCGACAAGGGCTGGAACCTCTACGTGTGCGGCAACGGCGGCATGCGCCCGCGCCACGCCGAGCTGTTCGCCACCGACCTTGACGACGAAACCCTGGTGCGCCTGATCGACCGTGTGCTGATGTTCTACATCCGCACCGCCGACAAGCTGCAGCGCACCTCGGTATGGCGCGAGAACCTCGAAGGCGGCCTGGACTACCTCAAGCAGGTGGTGCTGGACGACAGCCTGGGCCTGGCCGCCGAGCTTGAGGCGCAGATGCAACACGTGGTCGAGCAGTACGAATGCGAATGGGCCAACGCCCTGAGCGACCCGGAAAAACTCAAGCGCTTCCGTACCTTCGTCAACGACAAGCGCGCCGACCCCGATGTGCACTTTGTCCGCGAACGCGGCCAGCGCCGCCCGGCGGCAGCGCTGCACCTGATTCCCACCCATGAGGAGGCTGTGTGA